A window from Sinorhizobium fredii encodes these proteins:
- a CDS encoding acyl-CoA thioesterase encodes MNVVIKPNGELTLRTLAMPGDANAAGDIFGGWVMAQMDLSCGIRAAERARGRVVTAAVKEMAFALPVKIGDTLCIYTDIVSVGRTSMTLKVEAWAQRYLSHVMEKVTDAIFVMVALDSSGKPTPVPAE; translated from the coding sequence ATGAATGTCGTGATCAAGCCGAACGGCGAGCTAACCTTGCGCACGCTGGCGATGCCCGGCGACGCCAACGCGGCCGGCGACATCTTCGGCGGCTGGGTGATGGCGCAGATGGACCTTTCCTGCGGCATCCGCGCCGCCGAACGCGCCCGGGGCCGCGTCGTCACCGCCGCCGTCAAGGAAATGGCCTTCGCCCTGCCGGTTAAGATCGGTGACACGCTTTGCATCTATACGGACATCGTCAGCGTTGGCCGTACTTCGATGACGCTCAAGGTCGAGGCCTGGGCGCAGCGCTACCTGTCGCATGTTATGGAAAAGGTTACCGACGCGATTTTCGTGATGGTGGCGCTCGACAGCAGCGGGAAGCCGACGCCCGTACCGGCGGAATAG